GACGGTGCTGCCCGTCGCCGACGGCTTCATGGAGTTCGTCACCATGCAAGACCGGCAGTGGCAGGCGTTTGTCGACGAGATCGGCTCGCCGGCCTGGGCGAGCGATCCGCGCTTCCAGAACCGCGTGACGATGACGCAGTACGCCGATGAGCTGGACGGGCTGCTGCTCGCCGCGGTGGGCCGGCGCACGCGGGCCGACCTCTGGGAAGCATGCCGCCGGCGGCGCATCTCCTTTCAGCCCGTGCACCGCACCGACGAGCTGCTGCGGGCCGACCACCTGCGCCAGCGCGGCTTCTTCGTGCCGATCCCGGACGGAAACGGAGGCAGCGTCACCGCGCCCGGATCGCCGTTCGTGTTCGAAGGCCGGCGCGCGGCCGGCCATCCCGCGGCAGCCGTGCGCGAACCGGCCGTCGCCGCACACCCGCCAGCGAATCCGGTACGTGCGGCTGCAGCGGCGTGGACGGGGCGCGCCGAGAGGCGCCCACCTGCCGCCGACTGCAGCCCCACGGACGCCCCGCTCGCGGGCGTGCGCGTGCTCGACCTGGGCCAGGTCTGGGCGGGGCCGCTGCTGGGCCAGTATCTGTCCGACTTCGGCGCCGACGTCATCCGCGTCGAGACGGGCAAGCGGCAGGGCATGATGTCCGGCGCGGCGGCCGTGCCCACCGATCCGGCGGCGCCGGCTTCGTACAATGTGCTCTTCCGCAACCGGCGCAGCGTCAGCCTCGACCTCGAGCATCCGCGCGGACACGCGCTGTTCTTGCGGCTGACCGCCGTCAGCGATGTCGTCTTCGACAACCTCTCGCCGCGCGCCGTGAGGAAGCTGGGCATCGGCTACGAGGCGCTGCGCCGTGTCAATCCCGGCATCGTCGTCGCCTCGCTCTCCGCCGCGGGCCAGCACGGCCCCTGGGCCGACGTGCTCACCTACGGCCCCTCGCTCACCGCCCTCTACGGCATCAAGAGCCTGCTCGGCTATCCGGGCGACACGCGCATTATGGAGGACGTGGCCGACCTCGACCCCACCGCCGCCACCTACGCGCTGACCGCCATCCTCGCGGCGCTGCGCCGGCGGGAACGCTCCGGTCAAGGGACGTTCATCGACCTGGCGCAGGGCGAGGCCGGTCTCGCGTCGCTCGGCGAGGCGGCGCTGGAGTATGCGATGAACGGCGTGGTGCTGGGTCCGACCGGCAACCGCCACCGAGCGATGGCGCCGCACGGCATCTATCCCAGCGCCGGCCCTGGGGGCTCCTGGAGCGAAGCCCAGGGGAGAGCGTCGCAGACTTCAGATGACGCCTGGATCAGCATCGCGGTGGACAGCGATGCAGCCTGGCGGGCGCTCTGTGTCGTGTGCGCCGAGGAAGCGCATGCAACCGATCCGCGCTTCGCCACGCTGGCGGGCCGGCTGCGCCACGTCGAAGCGCTGGATGCGCTGACGGCCTCGTGGACGCGCCGGTTCGATGCGAGCGAGCTGAGCGAGCGGCTGCAGGCGGCCGGCGTCGCGGCTTATCCTGTCCAGGATCCCCTTGCCGCCGTGCGCGACGAACAGATCGCCTTCCGTCGCACCGCGGTGCGCGTGGCTACAGGGGCGCTCGATGCCGCGCAGGTCTACACGGGCACACCCTGGTTCCTCAGCGAGGCGCCGCCGACGATCTACGGTCCGGCGCGGCCGCTCGGCGCCGACAACGAGAGCGTGCTTCGCGGCGTGCTCGGCCTTTCAGCGGCGGAACTCACCGCCGCGATCGCCGCCGGGGCGGTAGCCTGATTCCGCGGACCAAGACTACTCGGAGGAGGTTCTTGACCAGGCAGATGCATCCCTGCCACGACGCCGATCGTTATCTGGACGGACCGTCCGAGGGCGCAGCGGGGCGGTTCACCCCCTTTACAGGGGTTTAACCAGCTACGGACGGCGGCGTGATACGGTGCCTCAACGGCGGGGAGGACGGTGGTATGGCGGGGACGATCGAACAATCGCGCAGTCCGGCCTGGCAACTGCCGCGGGAACAGGTGCTGCCGCGGGCGCTCGCCGCGGGGCTGGTGGCGGGCGGCGTGATCGGCGTCATCGGCACCCTGATCTGCGTGCCGCTGCGGCGCTGGGCCGGCGTCACCGACCGCGCCGTGATCAACGGCTACACGATCGCTGGCGGCTCTCTCGCGCTCTGGCTGCTGGGCGGACTCTTGTACGGGGCGCTGGCTCGCCGCGGCGGCCGCGCCGCCGCCTGGCTGCTCAGCGCCGCGCTTGCCATCGCTATACTTGGCACCATCGTCTTCGCCGGGCCGGCGCGCGACCTCGCCAACCGGCTGCCGTCGCTGGCCGTTCCGCTGACCCTGCTCGTGGTGTTGGGCGGCGCCGCGCTCTTCCTGGCGATCGTCGGACTGCGGGCGCCGTGGCGCATCGCGACGCCGGCGGCCGTGGTGGCCGCGCTCGTGGTGGGCTTCGCCGTCACCGTCGCCGACCGGGAGCCGAAGGTGCACTTCACCCTCACCAAGCTCACCGTGCCGCCCGCGGCCACGCGGGCCGCGCCGGCGCAAGCGGCCGCGCCCGCCTCCGCCCCGGGCCCGGCGGATGCCAACGCCGCAGCCCCGGTCACGCCCGCGGCAACCGCGTCAACGCCGGGAGCCGCGACTGGAACGCTGCATTTCGTCGTCAATCCCCAATCGCAGGCGGCCTACACCGTGCACGAGAAGCTGACGCGGCTGCCGGCGCCCAGCGACGCGATCGGCAGGACCAGCGCGATCACCGGCGATCTGTACCTGGAGAAGAGCAGCGGCCTCGCGCCGAGTCGGCCATCGGCGTTCACGGTCGAACTCTCAACGCTCACCAGCGACACGGCGCAGCGCGATCGCTTCCTCAAACAGAGCGTGCTGCAAGTCGCGCGCTTCCCCAACGCGACGTTCACGATCACCGGCATCGAGGGCTTTCCGGCGTCGTATAAAGAAGGCGATCAGGTCACCATCTCGGTCACGGGCACGATGAACATCCACGGCGTGGAGAAGCCGCTGACCTGGACGGGCCAGGCGCAGGAGGCCGGCGGTAAGCTCGAGGCCGTGGTCAGCACCGACTTCCAGATGCAGGACTTCGGCATCCAGCCGCCGAGCGTGCCCGTGGTGCAGTCGGTGGATTCGCACGTGCATCTCGATCTGCACCTCTTCGCGGACCAGCAAGGATCGTAGCCCGCCTCCTCGTCCCCTCTTTCGCCTGAACCGCCCACGGCCGAACATGGACGGAAGATGCGGAGGACGACGATGCCCAAGCGCGCGGTGCTGGCGTTCAGCGGCGGGCTCGACACGAGCGCGATTCTCACCTGGATGGTCAAAGAGCAGGGCTGGGAGGTCATCACCTTCACGGCCAACCTCGGCCAGCGCGAGTCCGACAGCCTCGCCGTGGCGGCGGGGAAATCGCGTGACATCGGCGCCGTGGCGCATGAGGCAGTCGACCTGCGCAAGGAGCTGCTCGAGGAGTTCTTCCTGCCGGCGATGCAGGCGCACGCCAAGCTGGAGGGGCGCTACCTGCTCGGCACCTCGCTCGCGCGCTACCCGACCGCCCGCGCCGCCATGCGCCTGGCGAAGCAGTACGAGGCCACCGTGCTCGCGCATGGCTCAACGGGCAAAGGCAACGACCAGGTGCGCTTCGAGACCACCTGGCTCGTGCTCAACGCCGACCCTGCGTACCACATCGAAGGCATGGAGATCTTCGCGCCGTGGAAGGACGAGTCGTTCCTCGCTCGCTTCGGCAACGGCGGCCGCAAGATCATGCGCGCCTACCTTGAGGAGATGAAGGTTCCCGTGCCCTCAGGCGGCTCCGACGCCCCCGACCCCTACAGCCAGGACGAAAACCTGCTGCACATCTCCTCCGAGGGCGTGGTACTGGAGCAGCCCGAAGAGTCGCACGTCGACAAGGTCATCTACACGCGGCTCACCGACCCGCGCCGCGCGCCGGACACACCGGAACTCGCCAGGATCTGGTTCGCGCGCGGCGTGCCGGTGCGCCTGGAGGTGCTGGACGAGCGCGGCAACACCCTCCAAGCGCCGGTCGAAGGCGATTTGGTGCGCGTCTTCACCGCCGCGGACACGCTCGCGGGGCGGCACGGCATCGGCCTGCTGGATATGGTGGAGCACCGCTACGTCGGGCTGAAGTCGCGCGGCGTCTACGAGGCGCCAGGGCACACGCTGCTGGAAGCGGCGCACGCCGACCTGGAAGGGATCGTGCAGGACGGCCCCGTGCTGGACGAGAAGTACGCGCAGGCGCCGCGGCTGGCACGGCTGATCTACACCGGCGGCTGGTTTTCACAGGAGCTGCGCCGCTACCTGGCGTCGCTGGCTGAAGACCAGCAGCGTGTGAACGGCTGGTCGCTGGTGCGGCTGTACAAGGGCGCGGTGCTGCCCGTGGCGCGCTGGAGCGCGGCCTCGCTGTACGACCCCGGCCTCGTCTCCTTCAACGACATGACCGGCGCCGGCTTCGACCCGCGCAAAGCGCGCGGCTTCATCGACGTGCAGGCGCTGCACATGTGGGCCGCCGAACGGGCCCGGCACGTGGGCGAGGGAACAGGGCGGTAACGCCCCTTCCAAACAACCCTTCCGCAGCCCTCCCCTCTCCATTGCAGATCGCGCTCCGCGCGATGGCAGGCGATGGAGAGGGGCCGGGGGTGAGGCCGCGCGGCGCGCACTCTTCTGCGAAGACCGTTCGCGCTGCCCAAAATCTGACGGCCGCTGCGTTCATGGGGGTGTGCGCACGGCTTTGTCGTTGTGCCGAGCGCCCGAGCGGAGGCCGCGCGTGGACGTTGAGGCGAACAAGGCGCTGGTGCGTCGCTACTTCGACGAGATTGTGAGCCACGGGATCCTTGAAGCCGTGGACGAGCTGTTCCACCCTGAGTTTCATTCCCATGGGGCGCCGCCCGACGCCCCGCGCGGGACTGAGCGAGTCAAGACCGTGTGGCGGAACTGGCGCGCCGCGTTCCCCGACTGGACCGCTGCCGTGGAGTTTCAGGTCGCCGAGAGCGATCTGGTAGCGACGCGGATCACCGCTCAAGGGAAACAGACGGGCGAGCTTCGTCACCCACGCTTTGGTGTTATCCCCGCGACCGGCCGGTATGCCACGGTCACGGCGACGGTCACGTTTCGCCTTCGCGACGGCAAGCTGTACGAGAACTGGGAGAGCGGCGACTTCCTCGGCTTCTTCCAGCAGCTCGGCGTGGTGCAACTCGTGGCGCAGCCGCTGTCCACTTCGTAACGTTCGACGAATCGCTCGCGGGCGCGGCATACGTGGTGGCTGGACTACTGCCCGGCGAGCGCCGCCAGCTCGGCGCCGTCGAGGCGGCAGGTGGTCCACTCGTCCTGGAACTGCGCGCCGAGACGCTTGTAGAAGCCGATCGAAGGCTCGTTCCAGTTGAGCACCGACCATTCGAGCCGGGCGCAGCCGCGCGCCGCGGCCACCCGCGCCAGCTCCACGAACAGCGCCTTGCCCAGGCCGTGGCCGCGCTGCTCCGGCAGCACGAAGATGTCTTCCAGCCAGATGCCGGGCCGGGCGCGGAAGGTCGAGTAGTTGTGGAAGAACAGGGCGAAGCCCGCCGGCTCGCCGCCTGCCTCCGCGATCAACGCTTCGGCGTACGGGCGCGGGCCGAAGAGGTGCTCGCGCAACGCTGCCTCGTTCGCCTCGCACTCGTCCAGCATGCGCTCGTACTCGGCCAGGCCGCGGATCAGGCGCACCAACAACGGCAGGTCAGCCTCGGCAGCAAAGCGGATGCGGATCGGCGGCTCGCTCACGGCGGCTCCTCGCCCGCGCTGTAGCGCACCGACACAGTATTGCACGGCCCGCCTCTCCCACACCGCACGGGGAGGGCAGCCTTCACTTGAGGAACCGGCGAGCGGCGCCGCGCAGGTCAGTAGCGGGGACTGCTCGGCACCTGGGAACGCGGGGAGCCGGCGGGCGCCGGGGCGTTGACCGGCTGCGGCTGCGTATCCCCGGCCAGCAGTTCGCCGTTCATGCCCTGGCCGGTATGGAAGCGGCAGAAGAAGATCGCGGCGCCGGACTGGGGAATGGTTACCGTCACGTCGACCTTCTGCTTCGGCGCCACGTCCATATTCACCGACTGGCCGGGCACGCTGATGTTATGGGTCACCGTCTTCGAGTCGTTTTCGACCTCAAGCTCGATCTTCTGGCCGGGATCACCGCGCAGGAACGTCGGCTCGAAGTAGAAGCTGTCGGCCTCCAGGTCGAAGCTGCTTTTGCCCTTCACCGATTTCGTGCCGTGGCTGTTGTAGGTCAGCGATCCCAATGTCAGCGTTT
The Dehalococcoidia bacterium DNA segment above includes these coding regions:
- a CDS encoding CoA transferase, giving the protein MTQAPLAGLRVLEIGEFVSAAYCAKLLSDLGAEVLKLEPPDGDRARRYGPFRGGVPDPDASGLFLWLNHGKRLATLDLAAPDGRDAFHQLAAEADLVIENLEAAEIARAGAAYETLAKLQPGLIVTSISPFGRTGPRAHWRGHGLQAAAGSSVAYRTGDPARCPLTKPLNDPEFLGGVHAAAATLLALRQRERGGPGQHVDVAIQDVLFSVTSGTLLVAAIFGGRTPPSRSGHRYPAFFPWTVLPVADGFMEFVTMQDRQWQAFVDEIGSPAWASDPRFQNRVTMTQYADELDGLLLAAVGRRTRADLWEACRRRRISFQPVHRTDELLRADHLRQRGFFVPIPDGNGGSVTAPGSPFVFEGRRAAGHPAAAVREPAVAAHPPANPVRAAAAAWTGRAERRPPAADCSPTDAPLAGVRVLDLGQVWAGPLLGQYLSDFGADVIRVETGKRQGMMSGAAAVPTDPAAPASYNVLFRNRRSVSLDLEHPRGHALFLRLTAVSDVVFDNLSPRAVRKLGIGYEALRRVNPGIVVASLSAAGQHGPWADVLTYGPSLTALYGIKSLLGYPGDTRIMEDVADLDPTAATYALTAILAALRRRERSGQGTFIDLAQGEAGLASLGEAALEYAMNGVVLGPTGNRHRAMAPHGIYPSAGPGGSWSEAQGRASQTSDDAWISIAVDSDAAWRALCVVCAEEAHATDPRFATLAGRLRHVEALDALTASWTRRFDASELSERLQAAGVAAYPVQDPLAAVRDEQIAFRRTAVRVATGALDAAQVYTGTPWFLSEAPPTIYGPARPLGADNESVLRGVLGLSAAELTAAIAAGAVA
- a CDS encoding YceI family protein; translated protein: MAGTIEQSRSPAWQLPREQVLPRALAAGLVAGGVIGVIGTLICVPLRRWAGVTDRAVINGYTIAGGSLALWLLGGLLYGALARRGGRAAAWLLSAALAIAILGTIVFAGPARDLANRLPSLAVPLTLLVVLGGAALFLAIVGLRAPWRIATPAAVVAALVVGFAVTVADREPKVHFTLTKLTVPPAATRAAPAQAAAPASAPGPADANAAAPVTPAATASTPGAATGTLHFVVNPQSQAAYTVHEKLTRLPAPSDAIGRTSAITGDLYLEKSSGLAPSRPSAFTVELSTLTSDTAQRDRFLKQSVLQVARFPNATFTITGIEGFPASYKEGDQVTISVTGTMNIHGVEKPLTWTGQAQEAGGKLEAVVSTDFQMQDFGIQPPSVPVVQSVDSHVHLDLHLFADQQGS
- a CDS encoding argininosuccinate synthase codes for the protein MPKRAVLAFSGGLDTSAILTWMVKEQGWEVITFTANLGQRESDSLAVAAGKSRDIGAVAHEAVDLRKELLEEFFLPAMQAHAKLEGRYLLGTSLARYPTARAAMRLAKQYEATVLAHGSTGKGNDQVRFETTWLVLNADPAYHIEGMEIFAPWKDESFLARFGNGGRKIMRAYLEEMKVPVPSGGSDAPDPYSQDENLLHISSEGVVLEQPEESHVDKVIYTRLTDPRRAPDTPELARIWFARGVPVRLEVLDERGNTLQAPVEGDLVRVFTAADTLAGRHGIGLLDMVEHRYVGLKSRGVYEAPGHTLLEAAHADLEGIVQDGPVLDEKYAQAPRLARLIYTGGWFSQELRRYLASLAEDQQRVNGWSLVRLYKGAVLPVARWSAASLYDPGLVSFNDMTGAGFDPRKARGFIDVQALHMWAAERARHVGEGTGR
- a CDS encoding ester cyclase, which produces MDVEANKALVRRYFDEIVSHGILEAVDELFHPEFHSHGAPPDAPRGTERVKTVWRNWRAAFPDWTAAVEFQVAESDLVATRITAQGKQTGELRHPRFGVIPATGRYATVTATVTFRLRDGKLYENWESGDFLGFFQQLGVVQLVAQPLSTS
- a CDS encoding GNAT family N-acetyltransferase — encoded protein: MSEPPIRIRFAAEADLPLLVRLIRGLAEYERMLDECEANEAALREHLFGPRPYAEALIAEAGGEPAGFALFFHNYSTFRARPGIWLEDIFVLPEQRGHGLGKALFVELARVAAARGCARLEWSVLNWNEPSIGFYKRLGAQFQDEWTTCRLDGAELAALAGQ
- a CDS encoding cupredoxin domain-containing protein, with protein sequence MRRWQLLLALPALLLLACSSSEGSKTLTLGSLTYNSHGTKSVKGKSSFDLEADSFYFEPTFLRGDPGQKIELEVENDSKTVTHNISVPGQSVNMDVAPKQKVDVTVTIPQSGAAIFFCRFHTGQGMNGELLAGDTQPQPVNAPAPAGSPRSQVPSSPRY